The Acutalibacter muris genomic sequence CCTCAGTTAAAGACAAGTCGCTAACTTCATATCGTACAATATCGTTTTTTGACTTGCGAACGTTAAGGTGTGGAACAAAAACATAATCCATATCAGCGGTAAGGGTGCCATCAACTGGTGCGCCATTGGCGTAGTAATAACCTTTCTCGCCGGGAGCAATAATATCGGGGTCTTCTGAACCTAGAGAAAATATATTAGACGTTCCAAGCAATTTTCCCTCAGAATCTTCAAAATCATATGAAGGACTATCTAAAAATAAATTGTACTTACTTGTGTTTTCAATTTCAATTATTACGTCACAACACAGGTTTCCTATGCTGTTTACGTACACGTCATGTGTTTGGTATGTGATTTTATATAATTCATCACTTTCGGATGGTTCACCGGCTGCGCTGTTTTCCTCAACTTGGGACGATTCATCTTTTTTTGTCTCTGGTGATTCAGAGGATGGCTGTGTTTTAGCAGGCTCTTTTTTGTCGGTGGTGGGTGCACCGCTATTGGCCGAAAGCCCGAAGCCAAAGCCTAAAAAGAAAATAAACAAGGCAAGAGGAATCTGCCACCAGCGAAACGCGCCCTTCGGCTTGCTTTTCTGCTGCACGGTTTTAGCGGCAGCGGCAGGCTGTTGGGCTCTCGAAGCGGACTGAGTAGGTACTTGCTGTCTGTAAGTAAATATAGCTCCACAGGTGCCACAACTTTTTGCGCCGGAAGGAACATTCCCGCCACATCTTGGACATGTCATTTTCATTCCTCATTTCCTTTTATATTCTTCTATAATTAAATGTTTGATAATACCTTTGCTTGTATACTCTATCCAATAGCTTTTTCCCGTATCCCCTTTTCAGATTCTTTATGAAAGAATGGCTTTAACGCAGTATCAACGATTAGCTTCGTGTCATCATTGGCCTTGCGGTAAGCGAGTGCCACGTCTCTTTCGTGTAAAGACAACTTGGGTGTATCTTGACTTTGTCGGATGTATTCTGGAGTAGGGTCATCTGTGCGGCCAAGAAGATAATCAGCTGAAACATCGCATATGAGAGCAATTTTAATAATTAAATCTGATTTGGGGTCATGATTACCTTTTTCATATCCATTTAAAGTGCTTGGAGCGACTCCAATTTTTTGAGCTAACTCCTTTTGGGTAAGACCAGCACGTTCTCTCGCTAATTTAATGTTAAATTCCATATAGTCCCCCCTTTGCACGGTTACCTTGACCCTCTCTATAGTAGCGAAATTTTTTTCTTTTGTCAAGAGCGCAAATTCTAATTTCTCAAATTTCTTTTCGGAAAGGTATTGACAAATTTGAAATACTTGAATATAATGTACTTAGATTTGAGATTCTCAAATCAATTTGCAAGCAGCTTTGACAAGGGAAAAGCAAATCGCATCTGTAGGCTTTTTACAGATGCGACTACTCCGAATTTTGTTACCAGAACACGTTGCAGGGCTTTCATCCTGATGGCGTATGTTTTTGCCGAGCACACTCGTTTGGCCATCAGTGGCATACCCCTTTTGATCTGGGCGGAACCAGTACATATGCCGGTGTCGATGAATCTTCACATGCAAAAGCCACATGCTTCTATGACGCGCCGTTTCACTTTAGCAGTTTCGGTTCAGCTATTGCCCCTTACGCATGACGCCGCTTTCACAGTCTGGAACGTCTGGGCAAAAAGAGTGCCTTGCCGATTTCTCCGCATGGCATCATCCCCTTTCTGCCCCTAAAAAGGGACAATAGCATTATAGTGAAATGTTTTTCCCTTGTCAAGCGTTTTATAACGCTGTATGAGAAAGGAGCGACACAAATGGATTACCCGAATATAGAAGCCGAACGAGCTCGTCTTGGCCTTACGAAAGACGAACTGGCCGAACGCTTGGGAGTAAGCCGTAAAACTTTGCTAAATTGGCAAACTGGCAGAACTGAGATTCCTAGTGGCAAGCTTATTAAGCTTGCATATATGTTTGACTG encodes the following:
- a CDS encoding FxLYD domain-containing protein, with protein sequence MKMTCPRCGGNVPSGAKSCGTCGAIFTYRQQVPTQSASRAQQPAAAAKTVQQKSKPKGAFRWWQIPLALFIFFLGFGFGLSANSGAPTTDKKEPAKTQPSSESPETKKDESSQVEENSAAGEPSESDELYKITYQTHDVYVNSIGNLCCDVIIEIENTSKYNLFLDSPSYDFEDSEGKLLGTSNIFSLGSEDPDIIAPGEKGYYYANGAPVDGTLTADMDYVFVPHLNVRKSKNDIVRYEVSDLSLTEGEFGNGTITGRITNNTDEDDKMVWASIMLYNADGNPIGIFGTNVHDVNAGATVSFSASALPVMHNVKYADIADYKVIAAKKQYQFD
- a CDS encoding helix-turn-helix domain-containing protein yields the protein MEFNIKLARERAGLTQKELAQKIGVAPSTLNGYEKGNHDPKSDLIIKIALICDVSADYLLGRTDDPTPEYIRQSQDTPKLSLHERDVALAYRKANDDTKLIVDTALKPFFHKESEKGIREKAIG
- a CDS encoding helix-turn-helix transcriptional regulator, which produces MDYPNIEAERARLGLTKDELAERLGVSRKTLLNWQTGRTEIPSGKLIKLAYMFDCTIDYLLGVDVRPQDRAG